A window of the Vicugna pacos chromosome 32, VicPac4, whole genome shotgun sequence genome harbors these coding sequences:
- the CABP7 gene encoding calcium-binding protein 7: protein MPFHPVTAALMYRGIYTVPNLLSEQRPVDIPEDELEEIREAFKVFDRDGNGFISKQELGTAMRSLGYMPNEVELEVIIQRLDMDGDGQVDFEEFVTLLGPKLSTSGIPEKFHGTDFDTVFWKCDMQKLTVDELKRLLYDTFCEHLSMKDIENIIMTEEESHLGTAEECPVDVETCSNQQIRQTCVRKSLICAFAIAFIISVMLIAANQVLRSGMK, encoded by the exons ATGCCGTTCCACCCGGTAACGGCGGCGTTGATGTACCGGGGCATCTACACCGTGCCCAACCTGCTGTCGGAGCAGCGCCCCGTGGACATCCCTGAGGACGAGCTGGAGG AGATCCGAGAGGCCTTCAAAGTCTTTGACCGTGATGGCAACGGCTTCATCTCCAAGCAGGAGCTGGGCACAGCCATGCGTTCCCTGGGCTACATGCCCAACGAGGTGGAGCTGGAGGTTATCATCCAGCGGCTGGACATGGATG GTGATGGCCAAGTGGACTTTGAGGAGTTTGTGACCCTCCTGGGACCCAAGCTCTCCACCTCGGGGATCCCAGAGAAGTTCCATGGCACTGACTTTGACACCGTCTTCTGGAAG TGCGACATGCAGAAGCTGACCGTGGACGAGCTGAAGCGGCTGCTCTACGACACCTTCTGTGAGCACCTGTCCATGAAGGACATCGAGAACATCATCATGACGGAGGAGGAGAGCCACCTGGGCACGGCGGAGGAGTGCCCCGTGGACGTGGAGA CCTGCTCCAACCAGCAGATCCGCCAGACGTGCGTGCGCAAGAGCCTGATCTGCGCCTTCGCCATCGCCTTCATCATCAGCGTTATGCTCATCGCGGCCAACCAGGTGCTGCGCAGCGGCATGAAATAG